Proteins encoded in a region of the Culicoidibacter larvae genome:
- a CDS encoding GNAT family N-acetyltransferase — MENNFKKEFKITERAIELYLDDKGAGSLVYTLENSVFTIESIFVNPLYRGMGLASELVHEAIKFCETNDYKIHPVCSYAVDYFKKHPHQLVQE, encoded by the coding sequence ATGGAAAATAATTTCAAAAAAGAATTTAAGATTACTGAGCGTGCAATTGAATTGTACTTGGATGATAAGGGTGCAGGTTCTTTGGTTTATACATTAGAGAATTCGGTTTTTACAATTGAATCAATTTTTGTAAATCCGTTATATCGTGGTATGGGACTTGCTTCTGAACTTGTCCATGAGGCGATTAAATTTTGTGAAACTAATGATTATAAAATTCATCCGGTTTGTTCGTATGCAGTTGACTATTTCAAAAAGCATCCGCACCAACTTGTTCAAGAATAA
- the purD gene encoding phosphoribosylamine--glycine ligase, whose translation MRVLIIGRGGREAAMAQKIVHDDIVNQVFVAPGNAGMHSYATRVAIDETAVDDLAEFAKEQKIELTIVGPEASLAAGVVDAFSAAGLLIWGPSKAAAQIESSKSFAKELMQKYDIPTAAYAVFHEATAAIAYIKQQSLPIVIKADGLAAGKGVVIAQSYNEAEQILNDWLGDNKLGSSGSRVVIEEFLSGEEFSFMTFVYRDKVYPIPLSQDHKRAYDGDLGPNTGGMGAYAPVPQISEALRHQALLTIMEATASAMIQEGVPFTGFLYGGIIATIDGPKVIEFNARFGDPEAEVILPLLASPLIPILLDILEDRKPVIKWRDQFALGVVLASEGYPQKPITGTMIKNLELLDNVDIFSAGVAEVDNQLVSDGGRIIVVTALAESLVEAQRKVYYELNKLSKDGFFYRHDIGNKALTK comes from the coding sequence ATGAGGGTATTAATTATTGGTCGCGGTGGTCGCGAAGCTGCTATGGCTCAAAAAATTGTACATGATGATATTGTGAATCAGGTTTTTGTCGCACCGGGGAATGCAGGAATGCATTCATATGCAACAAGGGTTGCGATAGATGAGACTGCTGTAGATGATTTGGCAGAGTTTGCTAAAGAACAAAAGATAGAATTGACAATTGTCGGGCCGGAAGCAAGTCTTGCGGCCGGAGTTGTTGATGCCTTTTCTGCGGCCGGGTTATTGATTTGGGGGCCAAGTAAAGCTGCTGCTCAAATTGAGAGTAGCAAAAGTTTTGCCAAAGAACTGATGCAAAAGTATGATATTCCAACAGCTGCATATGCAGTTTTCCATGAAGCAACAGCAGCAATTGCTTATATTAAACAACAATCATTGCCAATTGTTATTAAAGCTGATGGTTTGGCAGCCGGCAAAGGCGTGGTTATTGCTCAGAGTTACAATGAAGCTGAGCAGATATTAAATGATTGGCTTGGCGACAATAAACTTGGCAGTTCCGGTAGTCGAGTTGTTATTGAAGAGTTTTTATCTGGTGAAGAATTTTCATTCATGACTTTTGTTTATCGGGATAAAGTTTATCCAATACCATTATCACAAGATCATAAGCGTGCTTATGATGGTGATCTGGGTCCAAACACCGGTGGTATGGGTGCATATGCCCCGGTGCCGCAAATTAGTGAGGCACTGCGTCATCAGGCTTTGTTGACGATTATGGAAGCTACAGCATCAGCAATGATACAAGAAGGTGTGCCATTTACCGGTTTCTTATATGGTGGAATTATTGCAACTATTGACGGACCAAAAGTTATTGAATTTAATGCTCGTTTTGGTGACCCAGAAGCTGAGGTTATTTTACCATTGTTGGCAAGTCCTTTGATACCGATTCTTTTAGATATTCTGGAAGATCGAAAACCAGTAATTAAGTGGCGTGACCAGTTTGCTCTTGGCGTTGTTTTAGCAAGTGAAGGTTATCCACAAAAGCCAATTACCGGAACCATGATTAAGAATCTTGAGTTATTAGACAATGTAGATATTTTTTCGGCGGGAGTTGCCGAAGTCGATAATCAATTAGTGAGTGATGGTGGTCGAATAATAGTTGTTACTGCACTTGCTGAATCTTTGGTTGAGGCACAGAGAAAAGTGTATTACGAATTAAATAAGCTATCAAAAGACGGTTTCTTTTATCGTCATGATATTGGGAATAAAGCATTAACTAAATAA